Proteins from a single region of Verrucomicrobiota bacterium:
- a CDS encoding UDP-N-acetylmuramoyl-tripeptide--D-alanyl-D-alanine ligase → MSLNWSMELRTLKFIAESCGGKLLSGSPRARVCRVCTDSRQLQANDLFVALEGERFDGHDFLPEVFKNGACAAIVNQAKVPRGSEKCALIGVSNTRQALGRLAARYRKDFALPFIAVGGSNGKTTTKELVAAVLRERFEVLRSEASFNNDIGVPMTLLNLNEAHQAAVLEVGTNHPGELAPLVEMIQPRYGLLTNIGREHLEFFGDVEGVAQEEGWLAELLPADGKLFVDGDCEPMSKAIARTRANVVRVGFEPTNDWRVRDARVTETGVKFDVTAPDAEFSGEYEVRLLGHHQVRNALLAVAVGKELGLSRAEIQHGLAGCAPPKMRLQLWRGNGLQILDDTYNANADSMRAALQTLRDFPCEGRRIAVLGDMAELGKHSPEAHAEVGRYAAEVGIGRLFAVGNMASVMGKAARDAGLDAVSEFSAVETATAALKEFVRPGDVILLKASRATRLERISEMLRAGGAAR, encoded by the coding sequence ATGAGCTTGAACTGGAGCATGGAGCTGCGCACTTTGAAATTCATTGCCGAGTCGTGCGGCGGAAAACTGCTGAGCGGTTCGCCGCGCGCCCGCGTCTGCCGCGTTTGCACGGACTCGCGGCAGCTTCAGGCCAACGATCTGTTCGTTGCGCTGGAAGGCGAACGGTTCGACGGCCACGATTTTTTGCCCGAGGTCTTCAAGAACGGCGCGTGCGCGGCGATTGTGAACCAGGCCAAGGTGCCGCGCGGCTCTGAAAAATGCGCGCTCATCGGCGTGTCCAACACGCGGCAGGCGCTGGGGAGACTGGCCGCGCGTTACCGAAAGGATTTTGCCCTCCCGTTCATTGCCGTGGGCGGGTCCAACGGAAAAACCACGACCAAAGAACTCGTCGCGGCCGTGTTGCGCGAGCGCTTCGAAGTGCTTCGAAGCGAAGCGAGCTTCAACAATGACATCGGCGTGCCGATGACGCTCCTGAACTTGAACGAAGCGCATCAAGCCGCGGTTCTCGAGGTCGGCACCAACCATCCCGGCGAACTGGCGCCGCTCGTGGAAATGATTCAGCCGCGCTACGGCCTCCTCACGAATATTGGCCGCGAACACCTGGAGTTCTTCGGCGACGTGGAGGGCGTCGCGCAGGAGGAGGGCTGGCTGGCAGAACTCTTGCCCGCAGACGGCAAGCTCTTCGTCGATGGCGATTGCGAGCCCATGTCGAAAGCGATCGCGCGGACGCGCGCCAACGTCGTGCGCGTGGGTTTTGAACCGACGAACGATTGGCGCGTCCGGGATGCGCGGGTCACTGAGACGGGGGTGAAATTCGACGTGACGGCGCCCGACGCAGAATTTTCTGGAGAATACGAGGTCCGCCTGCTGGGCCACCATCAAGTCCGGAACGCTTTGCTCGCCGTAGCGGTCGGGAAGGAACTCGGTCTGAGCCGTGCTGAGATCCAGCACGGCCTGGCCGGCTGCGCTCCACCCAAGATGCGTCTCCAGCTTTGGCGAGGGAACGGCCTGCAGATTCTGGACGACACCTACAACGCCAACGCCGATTCGATGCGCGCGGCGCTGCAAACGCTGCGGGATTTCCCCTGCGAAGGCCGGCGGATCGCGGTGCTCGGGGACATGGCCGAGTTGGGGAAACACAGCCCTGAGGCTCACGCCGAAGTCGGGCGTTATGCGGCTGAAGTCGGGATCGGCCGCCTCTTTGCGGTGGGGAACATGGCTTCGGTAATGGGGAAAGCCGCGCGAGACGCCGGCCTGGACGCGGTCAGCGAATTCTCCGCCGTGGAAACGGCGACCGCCGCGCTGAAGGAATTTGTGCGACCGGGCGATGTGATTCTTTTGAAAGCTTCCCGCGCGACACGACTGGAGCGAATCAGCGAAATGCTGCGCGCGGGCGGCGCGGCGAGGTGA